The region AGACTAAAGCAGATGAATGCAAGATGAGTCAAACTATGACCCAAATCCGCTATTAACTAGTGAATGAATGACTGAAATAAGTACTCTTGACATTGGCTGTGAGTTTGTTTCTCCTGCATCTGTTGTAATGGACTAAAGCGTAACTCCGTTTTGTATCAGACAACAAAGAAGAAGCAGTAAACAGAAAAAATGCCACCAAAGGTAGAAAAAccatcatgtttattttattttaactggtTTGGATTTTGACTAATTTGGACTTTAACTGGTTTGTGTATGTACAATACTTCTACAATATTGGCCTGTCATTGTGGTTTTGATACTTCTCTTTAGTGTAAACTAAACCCTTATTAATGTGATATAACTTGGTTGCTGTTGTTgaggttttatttaaaatgcagtttttatggATTTGGCGTGGCTGGCTTagtctttgttctttttttacccAAAGTACTCACCTGCATCTCCCTGTTCCATCATTTTGAACAATTGCCTGGTTGCTGTGCTGCGAGTTGTGCCAATACACGTCAAATTGTTCTTGTGCCTAAATTCATTTAAACTTGAAATTCAGGCCGACCCGTTCGAGGTGCCGTGCTACGCTCGGTTCTGAAAGAGGAGCTAAGGATGATCCATGAAAAGATGGAGGCAAAGAGAATTGCTCGCATCGCCTTCGCAGAGATCAGAGCCTTCCttgcagaggaggaggagaataaGACGGCAGCGTGGACTCTGAAGGCAAAGGAACTGGAGGCTGAAATGGAGAAACTCCGGGAAGATACGGAGAGGAtggagaaagaaaggaaaaggtTAGAAGAAGAGAAGTTGGAAAAGGAGAGGATAGAAAGAGAAAAGCTAGAGAAGGAAagaattgaaaaagaaaaggcagAAATGGAACGGATTAAAGCAGAAAAGGAGAGAATGGAGAGAGAAGCTAAAGAGAAagctgaaaaagaaaagatggcCAGTGAGAAGAAAGAAGAGATGGAAAGACTGGCTAAAGAAAGGCAAGCTCAGGAGGAGAAGGAACAACTTGAGCAAGAAAAGGCAAGAAAGGAGAGAGAACAACAGGAAAGGGATCGAATCGAAAAGGAAAGATTAGCGAAAGAAAAGGCAAGACTAGAACAGGAGAAGGCAGAACAGGAGAGATTAGAGAAGGAGAGGCTTGAAAAAGAAAGGATAGCTCGAGAAAAAGTTGAGAAAGAAAGGCTTGAGATGGAACGAATCGCCAGAGAGAGGGAAAGACTCACTAAAGAGAGAGCTGAAAGAGAAAAACGGGAGCAGGAACGCATCGCCAGGGAAAACGCTGAAAGACAACGCATCGCCAGGGAAAACGCTGAAAGACAACGCATCGCCAAGGAAAGAGAGAGACTGGAGAGGGAAAAGGTAGAACAAGAAAGACTAGAGAGGGAACGTATTGCTAAGGAAAGGGAAAGACTTGTTAAAGAGAAGGCAGAGAAAGAAAGACTAGAGAGGGAACGTATTGCTAAGGAAAGGGAAAGACTTGTTAAAGAGAAGGCAGAGAAAGAAAGACTAGAGAGGGAGCGGATTGCTAAGGAAAGGGAGAGACTTGCTAAAGAAAAGGTAGAAAAAGAGAGAATTGCCAAGGAGAGGGAGAGAATTGAGAAGGAAAGAATTGCCAAAGTCAAGGCAGAACAAGAACGGCAAGAAAAGGAACGACTTGCTAAGGAAAGACTTGAAAAAGATAGACTTGCCAAAGAaaaggcagagagagagagacttgaGAAAGAGCGAATCGCTAAGGAAAGGGAGAGACTTGTCAAAGAAAGGATGGAGAAAGAAAGACTAGAGAGGGAGCGCGTCGCTCTGGAGAGAAAAAGACTTGTCGAAGAGAGGGAGAAACTGGAGAAAGAGCGCCTCACCAGGGAAAAGGCAAGAATCGCTCAGGCAAGGTTAGAGAAGGAACGGACAGAGAAGGAAATGGCAGCgaggaaagaaagagagaggcTGGAGAGAGAAAGGATGGTCAGAGAGAGAAACAGAACCAACGTCACTCAGCCCAGAGCAACGACCGCTTCAACCAAACCCAATCAACCAAACGTGGCAGCGATCAGAAGACAGAAGGAGGGagggaaaaaataacaaaatggcTACATCGTGAATGTCACAAATTTCTTATTTTGGCTTTCGACACCTAAATGAAAGTTTCTTCTTTATTTGGTCAAACGAGAAAAATTATCATTACAAACTCCAAAACCTGTTGATGTCTGTTGGATTTGATTATGTTAGAATGTCTTTCTATGGTTTCCTTCACACTGACAATATTTACAGACTCGTCTTAACGTTGATTTTCATGCGCTTCAAGGGTAAACGCACGTTTTAGCTCTACGAGTTTATCTGCATAAACATTTACTGTGAAGTTAAAAGTTGATTTCTTTTCATCACGAAAGTTAAACTTCTGAAAACTTTTAAAGTTCTGGTGCTAGTCGGTAATTACCTAAATCTTTCTTCATTTAATATAGATAATTTCTTTCACGTTTTGTTGTAAATTACCTGACCTCTAGTTGGCGCCATAAGTTTGATACCTAGCTATATTTACCTTTGACTAACGTGGCTTTATACAACAACAATAcagtattttacatttatttagaaagAAAATCTCTTTCCATCATGCAGGATCAACAGTAGCACCTCCAGGAATAAGGTAGGTAGTGAATGAAGTCAAATAAATAACCACATTTTctaattattaatgataatatattatatattatatattatattatatatatgtcataattattatattagttatatgataaatatgtatttattatgctATAATAAGTATGCTATACCATTCTAATTGTAGAGaaataaatgtgacttttaaAGGATATTTAGTAGTTTGTGCTGAAAAGTAAATTTATGTTTCTCAACTTAATTATCCATTTTCCTGCATTTATCTTCTTATGGCCACCACTAGAGGGTGCTATAGATTTTACTCTTAATAAGAAACAACTAACAAAAATATTCTGCCCTGGAATATTTTATAATCAGTTACAGATTTCCCTCAGAGTGGCAGCAGCATTGTAGAAGATGAGGGCTTCCTTTAGGgctgaaatgtgtgtttttatgttattgtgaagtttaattcattattaaatgATTCGACTAGTGAAATATT is a window of Gouania willdenowi unplaced genomic scaffold, fGouWil2.1 scaffold_25_arrow_ctg1, whole genome shotgun sequence DNA encoding:
- the unm_hu7910 gene encoding uncharacterized abhydrolase domain-containing protein DDB_G0269086 isoform X4, producing the protein MQRLGRCGSSVLPVEQLHAEEEEEEEEEEDSLTKEEGDEQEETEPVVTETELKSETKAEPTKPKKPESNKSESLPKFSVFSWFLVLALLGVWSSVAVVYFGVVDYESVIGKLTAYDADGDGDFDVDDAKVLLDENTVKERAVRRLKKVERGVLKSRAKIKEENQIKSHEEEVRFPEDNKEEAVNRKNATKGRPVRGAVLRSVLKEELRMIHEKMEAKRIARIAFAEIRAFLAEEEENKTAAWTLKAKELEAEMEKLREDTERMEKERKRLEEEKLEKERIEREKLEKERIEKEKAEMERIKAEKERMEREAKEKAEKEKMASEKKEEMERLAKERQAQEEKEQLEQEKARKEREQQERDRIEKERLAKEKARLEQEKAEQERLEKERLEKERIAREKVEKERLEMERIARERERLTKERAEREKREQERIARENAERQRIAKERERLEREKVEQERLERERIAKERERLVKEKAEKERLERERIAKERERLVKEKAEKERLERERIAKERERLAKEKVEKERIAKERERIEKERIAKVKAEQERQEKERLAKERLEKDRLAKEKAERERLEKERIAKERERLVKERMEKERLERERVALERKRLVEEREKLEKERLTREKARIAQARLEKERTEKEMAARKERERLERERMVRERNRTNVTQPRATTASTKPNQPNVAAIRRQKEGGKK
- the unm_hu7910 gene encoding calponin homology domain-containing protein DDB_G0272472 isoform X10 encodes the protein MPPRRNHKSSSKKELKSETKAEPTKPKKPESNKSESLPKFSVFSWFLVLALLGVWSSVAVVYFGVVDYESVIGKLTAYDADGDGDFDVDDAKVLLDENTVKERAVRRLKKVERGVLKSRAKIKEENQIKSHEEEVRFPEDNKEEAVNRKNATKGRPVRGAVLRSVLKEELRMIHEKMEAKRIARIAFAEIRAFLAEEEENKTAAWTLKAKELEAEMEKLREDTERMEKERKRLEEEKLEKERIEREKLEKERIEKEKAEMERIKAEKERMEREAKEKAEKEKMASEKKEEMERLAKERQAQEEKEQLEQEKARKEREQQERDRIEKERLAKEKARLEQEKAEQERLEKERLEKERIAREKVEKERLEMERIARERERLTKERAEREKREQERIARENAERQRIARENAERQRIAKERERLEREKVEQERLERERIAKERERLVKEKAEKERLERERIAKERERLVKEKAEKERLERERIAKERERLAKEKVEKERIAKERERIEKERIAKVKAEQERQEKERLAKERLEKDRLAKEKAERERLEKERIAKERERLVKERMEKERLERERVALERKRLVEEREKLEKERLTREKARIAQARLEKERTEKEMAARKERERLERERMVRERNRTNVTQPRATTASTKPNQPNVAAIRRQKEGGKK
- the unm_hu7910 gene encoding uncharacterized abhydrolase domain-containing protein DDB_G0269086 isoform X8 translates to MQRLGRCGSSVLPVEQLHAEEEEEEEEEEDSLTKEEGDEQEETEPVVTETELKSETKAEPTKPKKPESNKSESLPKFSVFSWFLVLALLGVWSSVAVVYFGVVDYESVIGKLTAYDADGDGDFDVDDAKVLLDENTVKERAVRRLKKVERGVLKSRAKIKEENQIKSHEEEVRFPEDNKEEAVNRKNATKGRPVRGAVLRSVLKEELRMIHEKMEAKRIARIAFAEIRAFLAEEEENKTAAWTLKAKELEAEMEKLREDTERMEKERKRLEEEKLEKERIEREKLEKERIEKEKAEMERIKAEKERMEREAKEKAEKEKMASEKKEEMERLAKERQAQEEKEQLEQEKARKEREQQERDRIEKERLAKEKARLEQEKAEQERLEKERLEKERIAREKVEKERLEMERIARERERLTKERAEREKREQERIARENAERQRIARENAERQRIAKERERLEREKVEQERLERERIAKERERLVKEKAEKERLERERIAKERERLAKEKVEKERIAKERERIEKERIAKVKAEQERQEKERLAKERLEKDRLAKEKAERERLEKERIAKERERLVKERMEKERLERERVALERKRLVEEREKLEKERLTREKARIAQARLEKERTEKEMAARKERERLERERMVRERNRTNVTQPRATTASTKPNQPNVAAIRRQKEGGKK
- the unm_hu7910 gene encoding calponin homology domain-containing protein DDB_G0272472 isoform X5: MQRLGRCGSSVLPVEQLHAEEEEEEEEEEDSLTKEEGDEQEETEPVVTETELKSETKAEPTKPKKPESNKSESLPKFSVFSWFLVLALLGVWSSVAVVYFGVVDYESVIGKLTAYDADGDGDFDVDDAKVLLDENTVKERAVRRLKKEENQIKSHEEEVRFPEDNKEEAVNRKNATKGRPVRGAVLRSVLKEELRMIHEKMEAKRIARIAFAEIRAFLAEEEENKTAAWTLKAKELEAEMEKLREDTERMEKERKRLEEEKLEKERIEREKLEKERIEKEKAEMERIKAEKERMEREAKEKAEKEKMASEKKEEMERLAKERQAQEEKEQLEQEKARKEREQQERDRIEKERLAKEKARLEQEKAEQERLEKERLEKERIAREKVEKERLEMERIARERERLTKERAEREKREQERIARENAERQRIARENAERQRIAKERERLEREKVEQERLERERIAKERERLVKEKAEKERLERERIAKERERLVKEKAEKERLERERIAKERERLAKEKVEKERIAKERERIEKERIAKVKAEQERQEKERLAKERLEKDRLAKEKAERERLEKERIAKERERLVKERMEKERLERERVALERKRLVEEREKLEKERLTREKARIAQARLEKERTEKEMAARKERERLERERMVRERNRTNVTQPRATTASTKPNQPNVAAIRRQKEGGKK
- the unm_hu7910 gene encoding calponin homology domain-containing protein DDB_G0272472 isoform X1, giving the protein MQRLGRCGSSVLPVEQLHAEEEEEEEEEEDSLTKEEGDEQEETEPVVTETELKSETKAEPTKPKKPESNKSESLPKFSVFSWFLVLALLGVWSSVAVVYFGVVDYESVIGKLTAYDADGDGDFDVDDAKVLLDENTVKERAVRRLKKVERGVLKSRAKIKEENQIKSHEEEVRFPEDNKEEAVNRKNATKGRPVRGAVLRSVLKEELRMIHEKMEAKRIARIAFAEIRAFLAEEEENKTAAWTLKAKELEAEMEKLREDTERMEKERKRLEEEKLEKERIEREKLEKERIEKEKAEMERIKAEKERMEREAKEKAEKEKMASEKKEEMERLAKERQAQEEKEQLEQEKARKEREQQERDRIEKERLAKEKARLEQEKAEQERLEKERLEKERIAREKVEKERLEMERIARERERLTKERAEREKREQERIARENAERQRIARENAERQRIAKERERLEREKVEQERLERERIAKERERLVKEKAEKERLERERIAKERERLVKEKAEKERLERERIAKERERLAKEKVEKERIAKERERIEKERIAKVKAEQERQEKERLAKERLEKDRLAKEKAERERLEKERIAKERERLVKERMEKERLERERVALERKRLVEEREKLEKERLTREKARIAQARLEKERTEKEMAARKERERLERERMVRERNRTNVTQPRATTASTKPNQPNVAAIRRQKEGGKK
- the unm_hu7910 gene encoding uncharacterized abhydrolase domain-containing protein DDB_G0269086 isoform X3; protein product: MQRLGRCGSSVLPVEQLHAEEEEEEEEEEDSLTKEEGDEQEETEPVVTETELKSETKAEPTKPKKPESNKSESLPKFSVFSWFLVLALLGVWSSVAVVYFGVVDYESVIGKLTAYDADGDGDFDVDDAKVLLDENTVKERAVRRLKKVERGVLKSRAKIKEENQIKSHEEEVRFPEDNKEEAVNRKNATKGRPVRGAVLRSVLKEELRMIHEKMEAKRIARIAFAEIRAFLAEEEENKTAAWTLKAKELEAEMEKLREDTERMEKERKRLEEEKLEKERIEREKLEKERIEKEKAEMERIKAEKERMEREAKEKAEKEKMASEKKEEMERLAKERQAQEEKEQLEQEKARKEREQQERDRIEKERLAKEKARLEQEKAEQERLEKERLEKERIAREKVEKERLEMERIARERERLTKERAEREKREQERIARENAERQRIAKERERLEREKVEQERLERERIAKERERLVKEKAEKERLERERIAKERERLVKEKAEKERLERERIAKERERLAKEKVEKERIAKERERIEKERIAKVKAEQERQEKERLAKERLEKDRLAKEKAERERLEKERIAKERERLVKERMEKERLERERVALERKRLVEEREKLEKERLTREKARIAQARLEKERTEKEMAARKERERLERERMVRERNRTNVTQPRATTASTKPNQPNVAAIRRQKEGGKK
- the unm_hu7910 gene encoding calponin homology domain-containing protein DDB_G0272472 isoform X9; amino-acid sequence: MQRLGRCGSSVLPVEQLHAEEEEEEEEEEDSLTKEEGDEQEETEPVVTETELKSETKAEPTKPKKPESNKSESLPKFSVFSWFLVLALLGVWSSVAVVYFGVVDYESVIGKLTAYDADGDGDFDVDDAKVLLDENTVKERAVRRLKKEENQIKSHEEEVRFPEGRPVRGAVLRSVLKEELRMIHEKMEAKRIARIAFAEIRAFLAEEEENKTAAWTLKAKELEAEMEKLREDTERMEKERKRLEEEKLEKERIEREKLEKERIEKEKAEMERIKAEKERMEREAKEKAEKEKMASEKKEEMERLAKERQAQEEKEQLEQEKARKEREQQERDRIEKERLAKEKARLEQEKAEQERLEKERLEKERIAREKVEKERLEMERIARERERLTKERAEREKREQERIARENAERQRIARENAERQRIAKERERLEREKVEQERLERERIAKERERLVKEKAEKERLERERIAKERERLVKEKAEKERLERERIAKERERLAKEKVEKERIAKERERIEKERIAKVKAEQERQEKERLAKERLEKDRLAKEKAERERLEKERIAKERERLVKERMEKERLERERVALERKRLVEEREKLEKERLTREKARIAQARLEKERTEKEMAARKERERLERERMVRERNRTNVTQPRATTASTKPNQPNVAAIRRQKEGGKK
- the unm_hu7910 gene encoding calponin homology domain-containing protein DDB_G0272472 isoform X6, with translation MQRLGRCGSSVLPVEQLHAEEEEEEEEEEDSLTKEEGDEQEETEPVVTETELKSETKAEPTKPKKPESNKSESLPKFSVFSWFLVLALLGVWSSVAVVYFGVVDYESVIGKLTAYDADGDGDFDVDDAKVLLDENTVKERAVRRLKKVERGVLKSRAKIKEENQIKSHEEEVRFPEGRPVRGAVLRSVLKEELRMIHEKMEAKRIARIAFAEIRAFLAEEEENKTAAWTLKAKELEAEMEKLREDTERMEKERKRLEEEKLEKERIEREKLEKERIEKEKAEMERIKAEKERMEREAKEKAEKEKMASEKKEEMERLAKERQAQEEKEQLEQEKARKEREQQERDRIEKERLAKEKARLEQEKAEQERLEKERLEKERIAREKVEKERLEMERIARERERLTKERAEREKREQERIARENAERQRIARENAERQRIAKERERLEREKVEQERLERERIAKERERLVKEKAEKERLERERIAKERERLVKEKAEKERLERERIAKERERLAKEKVEKERIAKERERIEKERIAKVKAEQERQEKERLAKERLEKDRLAKEKAERERLEKERIAKERERLVKERMEKERLERERVALERKRLVEEREKLEKERLTREKARIAQARLEKERTEKEMAARKERERLERERMVRERNRTNVTQPRATTASTKPNQPNVAAIRRQKEGGKK